CTCATGGAGTTCTGGGGAGAAAGTCCCTCTCTTAAGCACTGATGTGAATGCTATTAGGCAAGGATGAGAGTTGGCTGCACAAACTCTAGTGGCTAAAAGCCAGGTGGGTTAGGGGTGGGGTTACAGGTCAGAGGGGGTTGGTTCAGAGGGTAAAGGGGTCAGAGGGGTGGGAAGATTTTGAGGGGGTGCGGGGTGAAGACTTACGCAGCGTTGTGGGCCCTCCCCCGCGCGGGGCCGCCGCGGCCCTTACCCTTGTGCAGTACGGCGTTGGCCGGCTTGTTCCCCGCCAGCGACTCCTTGGAGAGGTGCTGGTGGCTCTCAGCCAGGCACTCGGCCTCGGCGAAGCGGGCGTGGAGGGCCATGGCGGGGTGCGCCGGCTCCTGTGATAGGTTCAGGTAGGCCGCCCGCCGAAGCTGCTCCTCTATCACCAGCGCCTGCTCCAggagctgagggggagggggagaggagtgaGTGCAGGGTCTGCCAGCAGTGGGTGAGTGGACAGTGGGCCAGACTGGAGACCACACTGCTCACTGCTGACCCAGGGCATCCCCACTCCACACCAATACCGACCCTAGCACCAACCCCGATCCAGACCACAGTCACAGACCCAAGCTTACACCCCAGTCTGGGCCTCAAGCATCACCACCACCTCAAGGTGTTAACCTTCCCTACAGTCCAACCAGAGGGGGCCCACCTCTCACCCAAGCCCGTCTTCAACACTGTTCCTTTTGTTCCTCATGCCCACCTTGAATCTCCGGGCCAGAAACTTATTTTTCATCTCCAGAAAGTTCCCCTTATTGGCTTCAGTTTTAAATGGCTCATTGATAATGGCAAACTGagcatcattctggatgtcctgcCACCGTGCATAGCCATGGCTGCCAATGAAGGAAGACGACCATCAAGGAATTTAACAGGAATGGCCTGGGCTTGATCTCCCCAAAGGGTGGCACTGTGCCCCCTTCTCTGGGTGTGGACTCCTCTTCCCTGTAACTCCCCTCTCTCTAGGTTGTAAGaaccttttttttcttgtatttgtatCAAAGGATACAGAACAATCCCAGCCAGAAGCCAATAGTCATGTCTTCGGTGCCAGATTTCATTGAGTTTCCCCGAGGAAATAGCTGCCCGTTCCTCATTCTGCCACAGTGTGTGAAGCTCTGAAAAGAGGATGGAAGATAGATGAGGCATCAGGAATTTTCAAACCACATCCAACCCAACAAACAGGTAGAGATGAGGGAACTGAATAGTGGTGGAGGACGCTAAGGGCTCTTTATGAGGGACAGGTCAAGGTTAGAGTAGGGTTAAAATAGATGGTTAAAAAAGTAGTTACAAACAAGGTTCAAGTTAGAATTAAGAATAAAGgtagagcccagccagcatggctcagtagtcgAGCGttaacctacgaaccaggaggtcagggtttgattcctggtcagggcacatggccagggtggggcatgcaggaggcagccgatcaatgattctctcccatcattgatgtttctctctctccctctccctttctcgctgaaatcaataaaaaaaaaaaaaagtaataaataaataaataaataaaggtagaATTAAAGACAACTTTAGAGTTAAgagtacagacagtccttgggttacacTGGACTAGACTTAggttgtttcgtggttacgtcgccatctcccatttacttatataaaaaaaaagattctgtaattttgatgtatgtacatatgtgctttatgttttttattatttatttaccacaaggtcaggaattgttatctttgttttaatttttttttactgtttcacttcatcaCTGCGGTGTATGTGTTCCCTGTGAGTGACGTatgtgcttatgtaggtgggttccgactgaCGCGAAAATCGTGTTACGTCGCGCCGTAGGAACGGAGctccgacgtaacctgaggaccacTGTACACTTAAGAAGGACTGAGGGCAAGGAGTAGAGACAGTGTGTATCATTTCATTGGCAATTACTTGGAATTAAGGCCTCAGGCAAAAAGAGAGACCCCATGAGGATGAGCACATCCCAGTGAAAAATAGGTGGCAGTAAGCGACACCCACCCACCTGTAAAGCCGCCATCTGCAATATTGAACATGAACCGTGgcttctctgccttctcctcacGTCGCCCATTGGATCGTGGCTCGTCTCGGGGCCCAGACCGAAGCTCCCGGCCGCCTTTCACATCTTCTGCTAGGGCAGATGGGACAGAGCTCACACCTGAGGAGTCTCCTTCCAGACCCCATGACTACCCCCTGTGCTCTGCTGGAACTGGGAATAGCAACCCACCCAGGTGCCAGGCATTTGGTCCCCCAGACTCCACCTCCCCTGATTCCCTCTGGTTCCCAAGTGTCCAGTCCTTCCACCCATTACCTCTCTTGCCCAAATCCCCTGTTTCCCCCTCTGGCCTCTCCCTGTGTTCCTGTCCATCCAAcggcttctcctcccccctctctcctggcGTCGACTctgtggctgtgggagggggtaagggacaggaagggagaatGTCACCCTCATTCCCTGAACCCAGAAGAGGGAACCCCCAAATTCTAAGCCCATCCCCCCTAAGTCCATGCACCCACCTGACTTCTCTCTGTCCCCCCGGTACCCAGGTTCAGGCTCCATCTCTCCAGCCACCCCTGGCTCCTCGTCCTCCAGAGGAATCTTCCTTGACTCCGGCCGTTCCCCGAGCGatagggctgggctgggggcatcAGCCTGGGAGACAATGAGTCTGGATGAACTGAGGGTTCCCAGACACCTGACCTTCAAGAccccccttccttctccttagAGGAGCCAGGTCGCCACACACCTCTGTCTCCATCTTCTCCCCAATTTTGCTATTCTTCTCTGGCTTCTCCTCCTGGTTTTCAGCTTCATCCTTCTCAAGTGGCGTCCTTACGCCATCTCCTTTCTCACTGGGAGCTGGAGTAGCTACAGGGGGAAGGCAGAGTGAAGAAGGCAGAAACTCCCCACCTTGACCCCAATCCCTCTGTGTCTGGCCCCACCCGATACCGGCCTCATCTCCATCTCTCCAGCTATGCTGCCCCATTACCAGGCTTAGAGGTGCAGGGGCTGTTGGCAGCAGAAGCCTCGGGGGTGGTGGGAGACGTTTTGGTGGGAGAGGAGGCTCTGGAGGAGCGCTTGGAGTCAGCACTGGGGTCAGGCATCAGCTCAGGCATCGACCAGCGCCCATTGATGTGCTCAAACTCTTGtacctgaggggagagggagtgtcACAGACACAGGATCTGCTTCAGGCAATGGACACCAAGGAGCTCCAGTCCCCCGTCTCATCTTGAACCAGCCTGAGTCTGGAACTCAGGGACGCAAGACAGAGGAAGGACAGGGGCCAGGCAGCCAGCTTGGCCCTTTTGGTGAGGAGAAGACtgtaccttattttttaaaataattctttattgttgaaagtattacatatgtccctctctccccccattgatcccctccaacCTGCCCCAGACCCAGGCCCTAACCGCCCCACTGTCTGTGTGCATGGGCCATGTGATACCTTCTTCTTGACGAGAGACATGACTCCAATGCGGGTCAATACTTGCTGGCGACTCAGGCCCTCCCGAGGGACCCCGTCGGCAAATGTTTCAGAGCCGTCTGCCCCGGGCTCACAGAGATGGCGCATGAACAAAGACACGTAGGCCCTAAGAACCATGGGGATTGAAGGTGGGTTAGAAGAGCCTTAAGAAGGACAGGGGTTACAGAACCCCTGAACCCTAAATTCCTCAGGTGCCTCCGGGGGTCCTCCTGAGCCTCTCCAAATCCTAAACCCCCATCTGCCCCTCCCCTtgttcttccactctctctttggCTTTGGTACTTCATTCCTAGGCCCCATCAGTCAGCTCCTCATCCTTTTCACCAGCTCCCCTGCCCGGCTAATGGCCAAATAAATGTGAGGCAAGGACAGTCTAGGAGAGGCTCCTCTCGTAACCACCTCTCCCATGGGGGAAAAAGCCCGGCCTCTCTACTCTCAGCTCGTCTGAGGGAAGGTGGGTCAGGCTAAGCCCACCTCCCAGGAAACCGAGCTAGGACTGTTGTACGGCAGGGAGCGTGATGGTCAGCTGAGTAAGATCACATCATATGgggccaagaggaaggagcacacACCCAAAGCTCTTACCCTTTCACCCAACTCGGTCCCGTATCACCCACACTCACTTGAACTCTTTCTCAGTCTTGCCCCTTAGGTCTCGCACCAGCCACTGAGTGGTGAAGGCATCCTGCGGCGGCATCCCCCAGCGCATCACGGCATTGAGGAAAGCCTTCCGCTGACGGGTGTTGAACCCCAACACCtagggagaggagggagcgggAGATGACGTCCAGGCTTCTCATTTCTTGGTCCTTTCTCCCTCAGTGACTCAATTTCCGaccccagctttcattctctccTTAGGGAACTCCGGGGCGCCCGGGCCCAGCTCTCACCTCAATGTTGCCCCCAACGCGAGCCAGCAGTGGAGGCAGTGGCTTATCTTTTTCATTCCGGAGCTGCCTCTTTGACTGTCGACGCCCTGGACAGGGATGACCCCAGCAAGTAGATCCATTACTTCTTCCACCCCCAGTCCTGCCAACACCCCATTCCCACAAGATAAAGAACTCGGGGAAGGCCTGTGACATGTCTGAGGCATTTCTAATTTTCTTCCAAGCACTTTCAGAACTACTAACTCAGTAGTTCTAAAAGAATCAAGTCATATTGAAAAATTACTATTAAATATTTGATGCAAGCAAGAttactgatgggaatgtaaaatgatgcaaccTTTCTTTATCTTTCATTTAGGCATCTAAGCTTGTGTGGTTATATACTCCGAATTTTAACAGTGGTGAGGTTAgggatatttctttctttctgctcatCTGTaatctttactttttcttaaaaaaaaaaaaaaaagggcatttatttatataaaaactggGCTTAAAGGACAATAGGAAGTGAAATGAGAAGAGATGTGGTAGAAAGTCAGGAAAGTAGATGCCACCTTCAGGACGCTCATCAAagtcttcatcctcctcctctgATCCCACCGAGTATTCTGACTGGTTATCTGCAAGGGGAAAGGCCTCAGTGTCAGCGATGGCTCCCTGGACAAGCCCTTTCCTCCTGGATGCCTCCTGGGGATGCTGGATGACGTCCGCAGTCTGACTTCAAAGCCATATATCCTGAACCATGTCCACACACCTTGTCTCTGACCCCTCCTGAATCCTGGGTAACCCACTTTAAACAAGGACTCCTGGGTGTCCATAGGaaccctccaccaccaccaaataGTTTAGATCACTCGCGAATCCACCTGGCCTCTGGGTAGCTCCTACTGATCCCTCCTAATCCCTTTCCCCTTTAAGAAAGAAGGCCCAGCTTCCAGGCCTCTCTCTTTCCTGGAATGCCCCAGCCTCAGGCCCCTCCTCTTCTCAGTTcctgcacggggggggggggggggggggggggggtcctcaccTTGGTCCTCTTGAGCAGCATCGTTGTAGTTGACTTGCTTGCGAACCCGCTTGCCCTTGCCGAGGTTCCGGGCTAGGTCTTCCTGCTGCTGCTCATAGTGATGCCTCAGCAGCTTTTCCCAGTAGTCAGGGTCCACGTTCTCCTCCTGCTTGATGATCTCCCGTTCGATCTCCTCAATCTGAACAGCAGGAGAATGAACGCTGGTGGCTTCCCGCTTCACCCAGTCCTTCTCCCTCCTGCCGCCTAGATCTCAGCTCTGCATACATTTTCCGGACATCGCACGTTTTCCTGTTCCTTATCTCTTACCTTCAGTACGCTCCTCCTCGTTATTTCCCTCTCGAAACTTCTCCTCTAGTGCCCTCTGCGTCCCCCCTGCTCTGACGCAGAAAGCACCCTTCCGTGTGTACCAGTGCAGTGCTTTCTGTGCCTAAGTCTTTCTCCACAGTCCAGTTTGACCCAGACCAAGCAGTTGTTTGTGGCTCACTACTGCTCTTTGCTGGGCACTAAGATAAAAGATCAGATAAAAAACAAGAGGAAAGGGATCCTCCTACTTTGAGGTCCAGTAAAGGAAACCGCCCCTCAGAGTTGGCCTGGGATAGACAGTCCCTACCTCGCCCCAGCCTCTCACCTTGTCTTCCTCCCGCACCACATACTGGGCCACCTTGAAGGAACTGAGATATTCGTTCATATTCTGCACGTCAGTGTCTTCGGTTGCATCCTGGTTTCGGTCCAACAGCCGAGCAATGGCCTCATTGTCATAGTGAATCACGCTGCTGTCCTCCTCCTTGTTCTCCCCTGGTGGACATGGGGAACAAGAGGGAACTCTTGAGTTCCAACCAAAGTCTCGGGCAGAACTTTAAAAAGATCCAAGGAAAGCATTCCACTCTGCTTCCCTTCCACAGGAGCTCTGGAGAAGGCCCTTTCCCTGGAAGTCAATGTAGTGATTTGTTGTTTTCAAGCCTACATGAAAGGAAAGGGGCCAACTTTCTCCACAGACTGAACAGAACAGTTTTTCTCCAAGGGTTTCAGAAGAGAAGTGCTCACGGGAGAGCAGGGGCCAGTTTGAAGAAGTTGCAAAAGAAGTTCTCACCCTCGTTCTCATCCTTAAATAGTTCCTCAGTGCCAAATTTGAGGATGTCATCCAGCTCCTGCTTGGACATGGAGCCCGCCttggagcccagcccagggcgcACTACCAGGTGGGTCAGCATCATCTTTCTCTTGGCCACTTGTGTGATCCGCTCTTCCACTGATGCACGAGTCACAAACCGGTAAATCATTACTTTGTTGGCCTGGCCGATTCGATGAGCGCGGCTAAAGGCCTGCAGGAGTGGGAGAAAGTGAGCACGGGCCAGGGGAGTGGCAGAGGAAATGCCATCAACATGTTCCGGAAAGGAGACCGGCAAGGAAGAGTCTTCTATCTGTCCCCccagaggttttttttgttttgttttgttttttttgttaatcaatttcattgatttttagggagagtaggagagggaaggacacagagaaaaatcaatgtgagagaaacacatcgatttgttgcctcctgcaagagcccgactagggcccgggccggggaggagcctgcaaccaaggtacgtgaccttgactggaatcgaacccgggaccctttggtctgcaggccgacgttctatccactgagccaaactggctaggggccCCCAGAGGTTTATTTCTGACCCCAGAACATGACACCCTCCTCCATGAACCAAAGCCTCCTTGCCAAATGGTGCAGAAGCTCTAGGAGGCGAGTTCTCACCTGGATGTCATTATGAGGGTTCCAGTCAGAATCGAAGATGATGACAGTGTCTGCCGTGGCCAGATTGATGCCCAAGCCCCCAGCTCGGGTGGACAGGAGGAAGCAGAATTGTTGGGCCCCAGGAGCTAAGAGGAGTGAATCAGGAGATAAGGCTTTTCTTGTAGCCAGCAATTCAGTCTACCTGTTCCTAGATATTCCCTGACTACAAACAACCATGTCCCCAACTCAAAAGCCCAAGGGGCTTATATCCTCCCAGAAgaggcccctcccagcccagggaccTATGCCCTGGTTTCTCAGGCCTCCCGCAGTGGGACCAAGGCATCTATCTCCCCGCTTACCGTTGAATCTATCAATGGCCTCCTGCCTCAGGGCACCAGTGATGCCACCATCGATGCGCTCATACTTGTAGCCTTCGTAGTCTAAGAAATCCTCTAGCAAGTCTAACATTTTGGTCATCTAGAGCAGGGAAAAGAAGAGCCCAGAATGAGGAGGTAGTGGGGTGTGCCCTGGCTGTTCTGACTATCCCTTTACTTTCCCTCAACCCCAATCTTTACCCTTGTCTCCCTGCACTCCTAAGCTCCCCTGGTGCTGCTTCCCCCAGGCCCCTCTCATTCCACATTCTTGTCATAATTTCTTCTTGATTTCAGATCATTTCTCCTAAGGCAGAGACTCTTCTCTGAGACCCACGAAAAGTTttcaaagaaatctataaatccCCTAAAAACCTGTATACAACTGTTTAATTGTGCAGCTTTTCTGGAGAGTGGACCCATAGCTTTCATAAGATTTCCAAAAGgtctgcctctcctcccctctccaatAAGGTTAACAAATAGAAATAGCTACCAGCCCCCCAGAGACCTCCTTGAAGAGGCAGATGGTTCACCCTCCCATTCTCTCCATGAGGCTTAAAATAAATTGACTACAATTTCCAAAGAACAGGGACCAGGGTCCAAGAGGAACTTAGCTATACCAGAAACTTAAGGGTGAATCTCCTAATCTCTCATCCCATGGCAGGCACAGGAAGGAGGCAAGGGATTAGTCGGATGGTGGGAATGAAGCGCAGGGCTGGGTCACCTGTGAGAAGATGAGCACTCTGTGTCCTTGCTCCTTTAGCTTCCGCAGCATCTTCTGCAGCAGCATGAGCTTCCCAGACGACTTAATAAGGGCCCCACCCTCATAAGCCCCACTGGGGAGTTTTGGGGACTCCTggacaagagggagaaaggaggagaggatAAGGAAACATACCCCTATATTCTAACTGTGCCTAGGAAAGCTAGAAGCCCAAATCCAGCCTCCACACCTTTAAAATTCCTACTCCTCTCAGAAATCCAGTCCCAGCTTCAGCCCTGTGCTCAACACCTCCCACTGTTAGAAAGCCAGGCATGTACTAATCAGTTCCCAGCTCGTGTATCTACCATAGCAGCCACAGGAAAGAGGTATGGATGGTTGCAGCACTTCTTAAGATCCATCATGATGTTAAGCAGTGACACCTGGTTCCCACCGCCTCGTGAATTCAAGGCCTCAAAATTTCGAGTCAGGATATACTTGTAGTATTTCCTGAAGACCGGGGTTGAGGGTAGAGAAGAAACACAATACAATAAATGATTATGATGTTGCACTTGATCACCAACTCTTGGAAAGCTGCCAACAAACGCCCAACCCCGGGCCCAGGTAACCCGCCTTGCATCTCACTTCTGCATGGGGCTCAGCTCCACTCGAACGATGAGCTCTGTCTTGGCTGGCATGTTCTTAAAGACGTCAGCCTTGAGCCTCCGAAGCATATGTGGCCCCAGCAAATCATGCAGTTTTTTAATCTGGTCTTCTTTGGATATGTCTGCaaactcctccaggaagccctccaggtTGCTAGTAGCCAGGAGGAGATGTGAACAGCTGTCAGGTTCTTTGCCTCTGAACTCAAGCTCTATTCTTCACTTCAGATGAACCCTCCACCCACTTGTTTTAGCCCCCCCCGCCCTCTCATTTCTGCAGACTACCCTAAGCAGCTACTTACTTAAACCTTTCTGGGGTGAGGAAGTTCAGCAGGTGAAAAAGCTCTTCCAGATTATTTTGCAATGGAGTCCCTGTTAGCAGTAATTTATGATCTATCTTGTAGCCATTGAGGACCCTGAAAAACTAGAAAATGGGACAAGAAGACAGGAGAAAGGGCCCATCAGTGGCAAATGGTTGGCCCACAGTATCAACCTTTTCCTGCCTCCagcttccatttcctccaggaTCAGAGGCTCCAAGTCCCTAGCCCTCACCCTCTTCCACCCTGGACTTCTCCCAGAGGTTCTCCGGCATCTTGCCTCCTGGACTACAGAGGAGCCCCTGGTACTTAGTATTTTAGGGTTAAGGCAAGTCGGAGTCCACACCTCAAGCTTCTGAGGCCTGAGCGTCGCACTCACCTTGGACTGGTTGTTCTTGAGTCGATGGGCCTCATCCACCACGAGGCAGGCCCAGCGGATGGAGCCAAGTGCTGCCTGATCAATGGTGATCAACTCATACGATGTCAGGAGAACATGGAACTTCACCTGTGCCTCCCTCTGCCAACACAACATTATCCATTCGGCTGCCACCCGACACCCCAGCCCCTAGACCCCCATTTTCTACCGGGGCACCCTGTCCTGACCATGACTGCCAAAGGGACTCGGTTATCCTGTCCTCCAACTTTGGCTCCATGCAGGGATCACTGAACATGGCCCCCAAACTTGCACCACATGTCCAGTATGGACAGATCCATGTACACCCCTGGGAGTACCTACTACATCTCCAGGGCAGGAATGCAGAGAGGTGAGGGTGGGTAAAGGAGGAAGACGCTGGGTGAGGAATAAAGAAACTGAAATCCTGTTGGGGTAAAGAAATGACAGATTTGAGGTCTAAGAGGATATGAAGCAGAGGGGCTTACCTTCATCTTAAAGGCTTTCTTGCCGCCTTTGATGGCATTATCTTCAAAGGAAAACTCATTCTCACGAATGATGGCCCGGCTGTCCTTGTCACCCGTGTATGTCACCACATAAAACTTGGGTGCCCACATCTGGAACTCCCGCTCCCAATTGATGATGGTAGAGAGCGGGGCACTCACCAGGAAGGGACCCTTTGTGTGGCCCTGGGAGTAGAGGGTAGGGGGGACCATTAGTAGGTTGTATACCCCAGTCCCCTGCCTGTCACaccgcgcccccccgccccgcctccatCCTCCATTCCCTCATTCCCCAGGCCAGGCTAGGCCTCGGCCTGGCTTCCCCCTCAGGAGCCCCAGAATTCAGCACCTCCTTATAGAGTGAGTAGAGGAAGACGATGGTTTGTATGGTCTTGCCCAGCCCCATCTCATCAGCCAGAATGGTGTCGGTGCCCTGGGCCCATGAGAAACGTAGCCAATTCAACCCTTCCAGCTGATACATGTGCAGTGTGCCTCCAGTGGCTGTGATAAACCGTGGCTGAGTCTCATATTTCACTGTAGGCTGTAGAGTTAAGAAGTCAAAAAGCTCAAGGAAACTGTCAGCTGTCTTGgtctcctcctctgccctcctccctggcACTGGTACCAAGTTGGGTCACAATTCCCTTTACCACAGCCAGCGCTCGTGGAAGTTCTAGTCTTTAGTCCCTCCCCCTCGTTCCTTAAAACAACACCCAGCAGCACTGCGGGGAAGGACGCTGGTGGAAGGGTCCTATGTGCTTCTGTCTCTAgcggctctctctctcttatgCCAAAATCCCTAGCCACTCCTGGGGCAAGGCTGAATATTGAAGAAAGAGCTACTATTCAAAGAAGCTGTTGAAACTCTGGGAAGTTCCGTCAGTAGCCTCTGGGAAATGTTCAATCACCATGGCCCCAGAAACGAGAGGAAAGCCGTGAGAGGACTTACGTCGTTAGTAGGAGAATTGGGAGGCCCATCAccctgcagctccttcttcttcttcttatacTTCCGGGGCTGGGCGGGGTCCTCTCCCATAATTAGTTCTCTGGGAAAAGAGTGGGTCCTGAGTGAGGCCTGGTTCTTGGTACCCCCCCTCTTCGGAACTCATTCCAGACCTATCTCCCACTTCCCATAATCTACGTATTCTCCCAGGCTTTGTACCCTCACCCTTAGAGTTCACCTCTACAGCTAACTCTCCGTACCCCTGAGCACCCTCTTTCTCATTGCTCAGGCTAAATCATATTTCTGTTCCACACACTGCCTCTTCACCAACCCCACCCCAAACAACCTAACCCAGGTTCCCAATGTCCTAAATTCTAGATAGGTCTGTCCCTCCCTACTGTACCTCATTTTATGCTAAAGGTTTAGCTTTTATGCCTCTATCCTCGGACTCCCTCTAACTCATGACATAGCTCCCTTACCGGTGTCTCCAGTAGCTTTGCTTATGGTCTTCATATTCGGGGATATTCATTTCATCTTCCTCCCACGTGGACTGGTCATATGGCAAGTCCCTCCATTTTACTAAATAGTGGTAATTTCCCTTTTTATCCACACTGTGGGACAGGAGGAGAAAAATAATATGGATCACAAGTaggaaaaaatcataataaacaCAATTATCAGCGAACATGCATAATTTGTCACTGAATCCACAATGTTGGCCACTAAAAGGGAATTCAGAATGGCTGAAATACTACCTTAACTTTTTCAGAATGGCTTCCTAAAAATCAACTACCAAAGAGCACCCCTGGGGCCCTCGCtagtttggcgcagtggatagagcgtcggccttggGACGGACGGggctcaggttcaattccggtcgaagacacatgccttggttgcaggctagatcctggccctgggtggggaatgtatgggaggcaaccaactgatgtgtctctctcacatcgatgtttctctttgtctctcccttcccgtctactctctctatatatcaatgggaaaaatattctcgagtgaggattaacaaaaaacacacaaacccgCCCCTGGGCTTCAATATCACTTGTCCATCCAATCAGTATTTACTAAGCATctactctatgccaggcactggtgAGTCAGGGGTGAACAGAAGAGACAAATGATTCTATTCTCATGGAGCTCATATTCTGCTGGGGAAGGcaacaatgaaacagaaaaataaattatagcacTAGGCAGTAATAAGCACTATGAAGAAAGAAATACTAAAAGCACTGTATTTAGTAGAAATactaaaaacatgtttttcatgTTTTGCTTTCATGCCCTGATCCCCAGACGCACGTGTCATTTCCTGTGCTATTAGAGATTAAAGGAAGCAATGGCAAAAAGTCAGTGCTGGCTGGGCTTTCCCCCTGGAGTCTTTCATCCCCATAGAGGAAACAAGGCCAgaagggctggggctgcagcaggagtTATTCAGATAGGTCAATTATTTGGTTAATTAACAAATGCTAACATGCGGCCATACTTCCAACAAGAAGGGCGGCACATCCCAGAGCCAAGGCCTTCCCAGGGACCGAGAATTCACCTGTGGTTGATGATACGGTGGACCGTCATCCACTCTGGCTTGATGCCAAAACGATAATATTTCTCCTCCATCTCAGCGTAGTGCGGATCTTTCACCTTGCGCTTGTCACTCTTCCCATCATCCTCACCAGAGCCATAGTCCAGGGGTGGGGGCTCATCCATGTCATTCTTCCGTTGGTAGTTTCGGTACATTACCAAGTGGAAGATTTCCAGCTgatggggcacagaggatggtgGGGAAGAGACAACCCTACCATCCCAGGGAAcaaaggggagaaggaagacgCCACCAGGGGAAGCGCATGGAAAGGGGAGCGATGAGAGAGATGGGATGCGACACACAAATTAAAGCGAAAGCAGGAGAATACAATGAAGCAGAACAGAGTCGGGATGTGTGTGGGGATGTAATAAGCAAAGGAGGCAGGGAGTAGGTTTATTAAGATCGAGACTATAGCCCGGCCAGcgggctcagtggtttagcatcgactatgaaccaggaggtcacggtttgattcccggtctggacatatgcctgggttgcgggctcagtccccagtctagggcatgcaggaggcagctgatcgatgattctttctcaccactgatgttctgtctgtctctctctccctttcccttcctctctgaaaccaataaaaacattttaaaaaaattgagaatatAGGTAAAACATGGTTAAAGTTAGATAAGAAATGGGATTAAGGAAGACTATGTTATAACTGAGGGAAGAAATCTAATAAAAACTGAGAGAAATGCcaaaaccggtgtggctcagtggattgagcgttggcctgcggactgaagggtcccaggttcgattccggtcaagggcatgtaccttggttgcgggcatatccccagtggggggtgtgcaggaggcagctgatcgatgtttctctctcatcgatgtttttaactctctatccctctcccgtcctctccgtaaaaaatcaataaaatatatttaaaaaaaaaaaactgagagaAAGGACTAGAGACCAAGAACACCACATTTTCAAACTAAGAAAGTAGGTATGGTGTGAGGGCCTAAGGCTTGATGTGAGGGAAAGCAAAATCTG
The genomic region above belongs to Myotis daubentonii chromosome 16, mMyoDau2.1, whole genome shotgun sequence and contains:
- the CHD3 gene encoding chromodomain-helicase-DNA-binding protein 3 isoform X3 codes for the protein MASPLRDEEEEEEEMVVSEEEEEEEDEGDEEEEEVEAADEDDEDDDEGILGRGPGHDRGRDRDRHSPPACHLFPPPPPPPPPPPPDKDDIRLLPSALGVKKRKRGPKKQKENKPGKPRKRKKLDSEEEFGSERDEYREKSESGGSEYGTGPGRKRRRKHREKKEKKTKRRKKGEGDGGPKQVEQKSSATLLLTWGLEDVEHVFSEEDYHTLTNYKAFSQFMRPLIAKKNPKIPMSKMMTILGAKWREFSANNPFKGSAAAVAAAAAAAAAAVAEQVSAAVSSATPIAPSGSPALPLPPAADIQPPPIRRAKTKEGKGPGHKRRSKSPRVPDGRKKLRGKKMTPLKIKLGLLGGKRKKGSYVFQSDEGPEPEAEESDLDSGSVHSASGRPDGPVRTKKLKRGRPGRKKKKVLGCPAVAGEEEVDGYETDHQDYCEVCQQGGEIILCDTCPRAYHLVCLDPELDRAPEGKWSCPHCEKEGVQWEAKEEEEEYEEEGEEEGEKEEEDDHMEYCRVCKDGGELLCCDACISSYHIHCLNPPLPDIPNGEWLCPRCTCPMLKGRVQKILHWRWGEPPVAVPAPPQVDGNPDAPPPRPLQGRSEREFFVKWVGLSYWHCSWAKELQLEIFHLVMYRNYQRKNDMDEPPPLDYGSGEDDGKSDKRKVKDPHYAEMEEKYYRFGIKPEWMTVHRIINHSVDKKGNYHYLVKWRDLPYDQSTWEEDEMNIPEYEDHKQSYWRHRELIMGEDPAQPRKYKKKKKELQGDGPPNSPTNDPTVKYETQPRFITATGGTLHMYQLEGLNWLRFSWAQGTDTILADEMGLGKTIQTIVFLYSLYKEGHTKGPFLVSAPLSTIINWEREFQMWAPKFYVVTYTGDKDSRAIIRENEFSFEDNAIKGGKKAFKMKREAQVKFHVLLTSYELITIDQAALGSIRWACLVVDEAHRLKNNQSKFFRVLNGYKIDHKLLLTGTPLQNNLEELFHLLNFLTPERFNNLEGFLEEFADISKEDQIKKLHDLLGPHMLRRLKADVFKNMPAKTELIVRVELSPMQKKYYKYILTRNFEALNSRGGGNQVSLLNIMMDLKKCCNHPYLFPVAAMESPKLPSGAYEGGALIKSSGKLMLLQKMLRKLKEQGHRVLIFSQMTKMLDLLEDFLDYEGYKYERIDGGITGALRQEAIDRFNAPGAQQFCFLLSTRAGGLGINLATADTVIIFDSDWNPHNDIQAFSRAHRIGQANKVMIYRFVTRASVEERITQVAKRKMMLTHLVVRPGLGSKAGSMSKQELDDILKFGTEELFKDENEGENKEEDSSVIHYDNEAIARLLDRNQDATEDTDVQNMNEYLSSFKVAQYVVREEDKIEEIEREIIKQEENVDPDYWEKLLRHHYEQQQEDLARNLGKGKRVRKQVNYNDAAQEDQDNQSEYSVGSEEEDEDFDERPEGRRQSKRQLRNEKDKPLPPLLARVGGNIEVLGFNTRQRKAFLNAVMRWGMPPQDAFTTQWLVRDLRGKTEKEFKAYVSLFMRHLCEPGADGSETFADGVPREGLSRQQVLTRIGVMSLVKKKVQEFEHINGRWSMPELMPDPSADSKRSSRASSPTKTSPTTPEASAANSPCTSKPATPAPSEKGDGVRTPLEKDEAENQEEKPEKNSKIGEKMETEADAPSPALSLGERPESRKIPLEDEEPGVAGEMEPEPGYRGDREKSATESTPGERGEEKPLDGQEHRERPEGETGDLGKRAEDVKGGRELRSGPRDEPRSNGRREEKAEKPRFMFNIADGGFTELHTLWQNEERAAISSGKLNEIWHRRHDYWLLAGIVLHGYARWQDIQNDAQFAIINEPFKTEANKGNFLEMKNKFLARRFKLLEQALVIEEQLRRAAYLNLSQEPAHPAMALHARFAEAECLAESHQHLSKESLAGNKPANAVLHKGKGRGGPARGRAHNAASEPAGGVAERHEGRRDPPAGHAVSNTPHRSPPSDVRAQHPQPAGQQGHGASPHTGLSPGSLRHTPGVRGGLQLRSRRGSGRRRRQLQPDACRVLHHSRHQRPSSAGEEGEGNGGGISVRRAGPEGAPSRGGDLYRRLTGSQACPSPRPRARGRPPAQTLGSAANPPPSPPAGPPLG